Genomic DNA from Roseburia intestinalis L1-82:
TTTAATGCTAAAAGCAGACCGGTTACAACAGCACTTAAATCATTGATCGTCTGTTTTTTATGTACGATCTTATTGAAGATCCACTCTGATGCAACACAGGATGCGATTGTTACTAAAATTAAAATCAGTGCTCTGTATCCAAAGTTATAAATACCAAATAAGGTTGTCGGAAGCAATGCAATAATTACATAAAGCATGATTCTTTCCGTCGTATCTTTAGAACGCACATGTGGTGATGATGAAACATGATATAAATCACTCACAGGAATCCACCTCTTTCTTCAGTTTTAAAAATTTATTTTTCATATTTCCATTATTTTTTGCGTTTTGCTGCAAGAACCTGTTTTTTCATGGTCTTGATAGACTGTGCAAGCTGTCTCTTAGCCGGGCATGCAAAACTGCAGCTTCCGCACTCAACACACTCTAAGCCATGCCATTTTTCAAATTCTTCGGAAAGTCCCTTATCTGAGAACTTCGCAAGTCTCGACGGAATCAACTGCTCCGGACATGCTTCTACACAGCGTCCACAGTTGATACATGCTGTCTGTAACTTTTCTGCAGCAGCAACCTCATCCTGTGACATACATAACAGGGAGGATGATGTCTTTGTGGTCGGAACGTCTAATCCAAACATGGCAAATCCCATCATCGGACCACCGGAAATAATCTTCTCAGGCTGTACTTTAAATCCACCTGCCGCATCGACAAGTTCCTGATAACTCGTACCAATATTATATAAAAAGTTACCTGGATGCTCTACCGCATCACCTGTGATCGTAGAAATACGGTTTGTTACCGGCTTGCCAAGTTTAACTGCATTGTAGATGGCAATGATCGTCTCAACGTTGTCAACGATGCATCCTGCATCTGCCGGAAGCATTTTGGAATTGATGGAACGTCCTGTCACAGCATAAATCAACTGACGCTCACCACCCTGCGGATACTTTGTTTCTAATGGACATACTTCAATACGCGGTTCATCCTTTACAAGTTCCTGCAGTTTTTCAATACAGTCCGGTTTGTTATTCTCAATACCGAATACACCCTTTGCCTTGTCAAAAATCTGAAGAATGATCTTCATACCTCCGATCAGCTCTTCCGGATTTTCTAACATTCTCCGATAATCTGCGGTCAGATATGGTTCACACTCTGCACAGTTTGCAATGATATACTCAATTTTTTCCGGTTCTTTTGGTGATAACTTCACATGAGTCGGGAAACCCGCACCTCCCATGCCGACAACACCGGCCTCTTTTACTTTACCAATGATCTCTTCTTTTGATAAAGCTGTCACATCTTCACATGGCGTATAAGAAACCTCTTCGAACGCTCCGTCGTTTTCGATCACGATGGAATTGACCATATCGCCAACTGCCACACGACGCGGTTCAATAGCTTTTACAGTACCGGAAGCAGATGCATAAATTGGAGATGATACAAAACCGCCCGCTTCTGCGATTTTCTGTCCCTTTAATACTCTGTCGCCTTTCGCCACTATCGGACTTGCAGGTGCTCCGATATGCTGTGATAACGGATACACCAGGTCGCCCTTGGGTAAAACTTCCACAATCGGCGCATCCTTTGCTAATTCCTTGCCTTCGTAAGGATGGACGCCACCTTTAAATGTCTTTAAACCCATTTTTCGTGCCCCACTTTCTCTTAATTGTATTCTATTCTATGATATGTCTCATAGAACATTTATCCTATTGATTATACCACAAAATGATACATATTCCATCTATTCCTTGTATTTTTTTTAGAACCTTTTGACAAAATTTTCACAATTATTGAGATAATTCCATCAATTAATGGCATT
This window encodes:
- the rsxC gene encoding electron transport complex subunit RsxC, which produces MGLKTFKGGVHPYEGKELAKDAPIVEVLPKGDLVYPLSQHIGAPASPIVAKGDRVLKGQKIAEAGGFVSSPIYASASGTVKAIEPRRVAVGDMVNSIVIENDGAFEEVSYTPCEDVTALSKEEIIGKVKEAGVVGMGGAGFPTHVKLSPKEPEKIEYIIANCAECEPYLTADYRRMLENPEELIGGMKIILQIFDKAKGVFGIENNKPDCIEKLQELVKDEPRIEVCPLETKYPQGGERQLIYAVTGRSINSKMLPADAGCIVDNVETIIAIYNAVKLGKPVTNRISTITGDAVEHPGNFLYNIGTSYQELVDAAGGFKVQPEKIISGGPMMGFAMFGLDVPTTKTSSSLLCMSQDEVAAAEKLQTACINCGRCVEACPEQLIPSRLAKFSDKGLSEEFEKWHGLECVECGSCSFACPAKRQLAQSIKTMKKQVLAAKRKK